Proteins encoded together in one Salvelinus fontinalis isolate EN_2023a chromosome 6, ASM2944872v1, whole genome shotgun sequence window:
- the LOC129858327 gene encoding DNA damage-inducible transcript 4-like protein, whose protein sequence is MVYTPALVLGHGIPIVSEEDNIVELMRKFLCQITSSDKKYVRRGSIESSEFIKEINSSLDSETALDCEERILQQDMTRQLVRCLSEAKESSLRCRILLLPRPLTANVALDVVRSSAGEPCGLRGAFIQVYLETQLGQQLQMLGTITPDPTVTPTFELSVVFKLDKDCWPPLKHIFVTDKVLKLRPQYRLVKKKLYSSASPVIHEFC, encoded by the exons ATGGTCTATACCCCGGCTTTGGTCCTCGGACACGGAATTCCGATTGTGTCTGAAGAGGATAACATTGTCGAACTGATGAGAAAGTTTCTCTGTCAAATTACTTCGAGCGACAAAAAATATGTGCGTCGAGGCAGCATTGAAAGTTCTGAATTCATCAAGGAAATAAACTCAA GTCTGGACTCTGAAACGGCTCTCGACTGTGAAGAGAGAATACTCCAGCAGGACATGACCAGGCAGTTAGTGCGTTGTCTCTCTGAAGCTAAAGAATCGAGTCTGCGGTGCCGGATACTGCTGCTTCCCCGCCCGCTGACCGCCAACGTTGCCCTGGATGTGGTGCGTTCCTCAGCGGGAGAGCCGTGCGGGCTCCGCGGGGCATTCATACAGGTCTATTTGGAGACACAACTGGGCCAACAGCTGCAAATGCTGGGCACTATAACACCCGACCCGACTGTCACTCCTACTTTCGAGCTGTCCGTCGTGTTCAAGCTGGACAAAGACTGTTGGCCGCCTCTCAAGCACATATTCGTTACCGACAAGGTGTTGAAACTACGACCCCAGTACCGGCTGGTCAAGAAGAAATTGTATTCCTCCGCGAGCCCTGTCATACATGAATTCTGCTGA